The Hujiaoplasma nucleasis DNA window AACGGATATCTTTAGCCCCATAAGCTTTCACTTCATCAATGGCAGCTATGGCTGAGTTTCCTGTCGCTAACATAGGATCGACGATTAAAACAGTGGCTTGTTTAGTTTCAATAGGGAACTTAGCATAATATTTATTAGGTTTTAAAGTCTCTTCATCCCTATACAAACCTATATGACCAACCTTAGCAGTAGGTATTACATTTTGTATACCATCTACCATACCAAGTCCGGCTCTTAATATAGGAATAATAACCACGTCTTTAACCAAGACTTTTGCTTTAGTCTTAGTGATTGGTGTTTCAATATCAATCTCTTTAACTTCAAAATCTCTAGTGACTTCATAAGTGACCAAAGAACCAATTTCATTAACATTTTCTCTAAAGGTTTTCGTATTGGTCGATTTATCTCTAATAATACTTAACTTGTGTTGAATCAACGGATGATCAAATACCACTACTTTACTCATCTAATTGTTCCTTCCTTTATTAAAATATGATTGTTTTTCAAAGAACCTTAAACATAACAATTATAGCAAAAAGTCTTTGTTTTGACAATCTTTATTAAATATAAATTAACACTAGTTTTTCTTCAACAATTTTATTCGTTTTCTATATGAATAGAAACTAAAAATCTACAACTTAAAAAGCAATCAATTTATGCGTGTTTTTCGATAATCATTATTTTTTTCTCTAATGACGTCTAAAATTTCACTAGGTTCTTTGACAATATATGAAGCCCTCGCTTGAACCAATTCCATTTCATCTCGAAAACCCCATAAGACACCAACACTTTGAACACCTGCGTTCAAAGCAGTTTCCATATCCGTTTTTGTATCACCAACATATAAAACTTCTGTTTTCTTAAGTCTTAATGTCTTAATCATTTTTCTTAACAAAGCAGGATTGGGTTTGGCTTCTATCCCATGATGTTTACCATAGACTATAGAAAACAAATCTTCTTTAAAATACTTTGGCATTAAATCAATCACTTGTTCATGTGGTTTATTAGACAAAACACAAACTTTTATATCTTGAATTATTAATTCTTTCAACAAATCATTAATACCTTCATAAACCTTGGTTGTTTTAGATGATTCATCTTTATATATTTCGTAATAATCTCGTAAAAGATCGTCCAATAAATACTTAGGTATATTTAAAGCTTCCATCACTTTAATCATTAAATGTTTGACGCCCTTACCTACATAAATTTTATAATCTTTCAAAGGCAAAGCTGGGTACGATCTTTTTTCTAAAAGTTTATTACAAGTATTTGCTATATCTTGAATGGTATCTAATAAAGTACCATCTAAATCAAAAATCACGGCTTTAATCATTATCTTCCTCCAAATCTAGTTGTAATTGTTTTAAGTACAAGTCTCTCACTGGTTTATAGGACTTACGATGTATGGGACAAGGTTTTAATTTTCTTAATTGTTGCAGATGATATTTTGTAGGATAACCCTTATGTTTAGAGAATCCATATCCTGGATAAATAACATCATATTCTTCCATTAACTGATCTCTTTTTACCTTGGCTAAAATGGATGCTGCTCCAATACTAACTGATAAAGCATCTCCCTTAATAATGCTGGTTTCAGGTATACCCATATCTAAACTCATAGCGTCTATTAATAAGTAATCAGGTTTTACTTTTAAGGCATTAACAGCTCTTATCATCGCTAGTTTTGATGCTTGATAAATATTCAAATCATCAATTTCAGATTCATCACAGTAGCCATAGGCATAGGCTATGGCTTTTTCTTCAATCAGTTGACGCATACTTAATCTTTTTTTCTCACTTAGTTTTTTCGAATCATTAATACCTTCAATCTCTTGATCCAAATCTAAGATACAAGCACAAGCCAAGACACCAGCCGCTAAAGGACCACGACCAACTTCATCAACCCCAGCAATCAACTTATATCCTTCTTTGATTAAAGCATGTTCATACTTATATAAATCATTGTGGTTTTTCAAAACTCATCGCTCCTAAGGCACCATTTCTTAAATCATATAAAAACAAATTAAAAACTCTATCATAGTCAATTTCATTACCAGCCATAATTGCGCCTCTTTTGCGTCCTATCATGTCAATGATATCTATGGTTGTCATCTCATCTTTCACCATAAAACCATAACGTTTTTCTAAAGCTTTTGGATAATGCTTTCTTAAGTATTCTATACCATAGATAACAACCTCATCCAAAGGAAGTATCTCATCTTTGATGGTTCCCATCAAAGCTAAACGAAAAGCTTGGTCTTGGCTTTGAAATCTAGGCCATAAAACCCCAGGATTATCAAAGAGTAATAAATCGTGTTCTGCCTTAATAAAAGTTTGTGTTTTAGTCACGCCAGGCATATTACCTGTTTTAACCTTATTTTTTCCCGCCATATTATTTATAAACTGTGATTTACCAACATTAGGTACACCAATAACCATGGCTTTAAAATTTCTCTTTGCTTTACCTTTATTGATATCATCTTGATGTAGATGACTTAATACTTTCATTGTTTTTTCGTAAACTTTTTGAGTGATATTATCATTCAATGAGTTACATAAAACATAGGGTATTTGTTCTTGATCATAATATTTCATCCAAGCTTTTGTTAATGAAGGATCTGCTAAGTCGGTTTTATTAATAATCAATATCTTATCTTTTTTATGGGTAATTTCGTCCATCATCGGATTTCTTGATGACTCTGGTATTCTTGCATCAACAAGTTCATAAACAACATCAATAATCTTTAATTTTTCTTCTATAAGGCGTTTAGCCTTGGCCATATGACCAGGATACCATTGTATTTGTTTCATCAAATCACTCTTTCTAGTACTAATTTAAATCTAAAATCACTTCACCTATTAATAGTTCTTTTGAAATCAAGCCAATATCTCGAGAATCACGAGAATTAAAACGGTTATCCCCTAAAACAAAATAGTAACCTTCTTCAATAATCCCATCATATGTAAAGGCATAAGTTGTAGATTCTATGAAGACATCATTAACCCAAACTTCATTATTTTCAATAACCAATAAATCTCCAGGAAGGGCAAGAACTCTTTTTATATACAATT harbors:
- the upp gene encoding uracil phosphoribosyltransferase, which codes for MSKVVVFDHPLIQHKLSIIRDKSTNTKTFRENVNEIGSLVTYEVTRDFEVKEIDIETPITKTKAKVLVKDVVIIPILRAGLGMVDGIQNVIPTAKVGHIGLYRDEETLKPNKYYAKFPIETKQATVLIVDPMLATGNSAIAAIDEVKAYGAKDIRFVGIVGCPEGIKALQEAHPDVDIYIVSIDEKLNEVGYIVPGLGDCGDRLFGTK
- a CDS encoding HAD family hydrolase; translated protein: MIKAVIFDLDGTLLDTIQDIANTCNKLLEKRSYPALPLKDYKIYVGKGVKHLMIKVMEALNIPKYLLDDLLRDYYEIYKDESSKTTKVYEGINDLLKELIIQDIKVCVLSNKPHEQVIDLMPKYFKEDLFSIVYGKHHGIEAKPNPALLRKMIKTLRLKKTEVLYVGDTKTDMETALNAGVQSVGVLWGFRDEMELVQARASYIVKEPSEILDVIREKNNDYRKTRIN
- a CDS encoding ribonuclease HII codes for the protein MKNHNDLYKYEHALIKEGYKLIAGVDEVGRGPLAAGVLACACILDLDQEIEGINDSKKLSEKKRLSMRQLIEEKAIAYAYGYCDESEIDDLNIYQASKLAMIRAVNALKVKPDYLLIDAMSLDMGIPETSIIKGDALSVSIGAASILAKVKRDQLMEEYDVIYPGYGFSKHKGYPTKYHLQQLRKLKPCPIHRKSYKPVRDLYLKQLQLDLEEDND
- the ylqF gene encoding ribosome biogenesis GTPase YlqF encodes the protein MKQIQWYPGHMAKAKRLIEEKLKIIDVVYELVDARIPESSRNPMMDEITHKKDKILIINKTDLADPSLTKAWMKYYDQEQIPYVLCNSLNDNITQKVYEKTMKVLSHLHQDDINKGKAKRNFKAMVIGVPNVGKSQFINNMAGKNKVKTGNMPGVTKTQTFIKAEHDLLLFDNPGVLWPRFQSQDQAFRLALMGTIKDEILPLDEVVIYGIEYLRKHYPKALEKRYGFMVKDEMTTIDIIDMIGRKRGAIMAGNEIDYDRVFNLFLYDLRNGALGAMSFEKPQ